The following proteins are encoded in a genomic region of Deinococcus betulae:
- a CDS encoding VWA domain-containing protein, with the protein MTVLLKGQRLALGAQGQGLTLTLHAALDHPDVDLSLFALNDARTIVDDQYLVFFNQPASPRGEVRMTAAPGDVQFTLNLDQLPEWISRLVLCATSDSQPIGRLRRGQVTITPSVGDPQQFMLTPGGAELAVMLVEIYRHQGAWRVAAVEQGFNGGMAALVRSFGGEVAEEEPAPPPLATVFPPAPPAVPAPASKVDLRKQQVGVVLTRTGISGLRARVMVVMDASGSMGKLYSRGTVQETLERLIPVAARLDDNNAMEFWYYASRFARMGDLDEDSVLGVAGTQMPQLMGVVPAVKQIGYGNNEPPVMQDVLGVHREAAAEDRAARLPVLPTLVLFVTDGGIDSGTSRKIEKILKSTASEALFWQFVGLGQADYGVLARLDTLQGRVLDNSGFFAADDIDQLDDEQLYSQLLSEFAAWWKKWETLGLSAPPAARTPAPAAAAPASQVSLKKNASVNIEKGKKITITLQWAGQGDLDLYAFYVLKDGTTGKVYYREQGASRRPPYITLSGDSRKAGQETAVIHRPDELAHVVFAAYSAVSNGAGSFASYKPMTIFTDDLGQEVTAPVLGRNHFSFWVALSAIDLTGAQAKISHLERYSSFGTERSPVLHASGKLEMNKGVIEFKGR; encoded by the coding sequence ATGACCGTACTTCTCAAGGGGCAGCGCCTGGCCCTGGGTGCCCAGGGTCAGGGCCTGACCTTGACCCTGCACGCGGCACTGGACCACCCAGACGTTGACCTCAGTCTGTTCGCGCTGAATGACGCCCGCACCATCGTGGATGACCAGTACCTTGTCTTTTTCAATCAGCCCGCTTCACCGCGCGGGGAAGTGCGTATGACCGCCGCGCCTGGAGACGTGCAGTTCACGCTGAACCTCGACCAGCTGCCAGAGTGGATCTCACGCCTGGTGCTGTGTGCCACAAGCGACTCGCAGCCGATTGGCCGCCTGCGGCGCGGCCAGGTGACGATCACGCCGTCGGTGGGGGACCCTCAGCAGTTCATGCTGACCCCCGGCGGCGCTGAGTTGGCCGTCATGCTGGTGGAGATCTACCGGCACCAGGGGGCGTGGCGCGTCGCGGCGGTAGAACAGGGCTTTAACGGCGGCATGGCGGCGCTGGTGAGGTCCTTTGGTGGAGAGGTGGCCGAGGAAGAACCGGCCCCGCCACCGCTGGCCACTGTATTTCCGCCCGCGCCTCCGGCGGTGCCAGCGCCCGCCAGCAAGGTTGACCTGCGCAAACAGCAGGTTGGTGTGGTGCTGACCCGGACAGGGATCAGCGGCCTCAGGGCGCGGGTCATGGTCGTGATGGACGCTTCTGGCAGCATGGGGAAGCTCTACAGCCGCGGCACAGTTCAGGAGACGCTCGAACGGCTGATTCCTGTTGCGGCCCGTCTGGACGACAACAATGCCATGGAGTTCTGGTATTACGCCAGCCGGTTTGCGCGCATGGGCGACCTCGACGAGGACAGTGTGCTGGGTGTGGCGGGCACGCAGATGCCTCAGCTGATGGGCGTCGTGCCCGCCGTGAAGCAGATCGGCTACGGCAACAATGAGCCCCCGGTGATGCAGGACGTGCTAGGGGTGCACCGGGAAGCCGCCGCAGAGGACCGTGCCGCGCGCCTACCTGTTCTGCCGACCCTGGTGCTGTTCGTCACAGACGGCGGCATTGACAGCGGCACCAGCCGGAAGATCGAGAAGATTCTCAAGAGCACCGCCTCCGAGGCGCTGTTCTGGCAGTTTGTCGGCCTGGGCCAGGCAGATTACGGGGTGCTGGCCAGGCTCGATACCTTGCAGGGACGGGTACTCGACAACTCCGGGTTCTTCGCCGCCGACGACATTGACCAGTTGGACGACGAGCAGCTCTACAGTCAGCTGCTCAGTGAATTTGCGGCCTGGTGGAAGAAATGGGAAACGTTGGGTTTGAGTGCGCCGCCCGCCGCCCGTACCCCGGCGCCGGCAGCAGCTGCGCCTGCAAGTCAGGTCAGCCTGAAGAAAAACGCCAGCGTGAACATCGAAAAAGGCAAGAAAATTACGATCACTCTGCAGTGGGCCGGTCAGGGCGACCTGGATCTCTACGCTTTTTATGTCCTTAAAGATGGAACCACGGGCAAGGTGTACTACCGCGAGCAGGGCGCGTCCAGGAGGCCCCCGTACATCACGCTTTCGGGCGACAGCCGAAAAGCAGGTCAGGAAACGGCGGTGATTCACCGGCCGGACGAACTGGCCCATGTGGTGTTCGCGGCGTACAGCGCCGTGTCAAACGGGGCAGGGTCGTTTGCCAGCTACAAGCCCATGACCATCTTCACGGATGATCTCGGCCAGGAGGTCACGGCGCCGGTGCTGGGCCGCAACCACTTCTCGTTCTGGGTGGCCCTGTCGGCCATCGACCTGACGGGCGCGCAGGCAAAGATCAGTCATCTGGAGCGCTACTCCAGCTTCGGCACGGAGCGCAGCCCAGTGCTACACGCTTCAGGGAAACTGGAGATGAATAAGGGCGTCATCGAGTTCAAGGGACGGTGA